Within Corallococcus exiguus, the genomic segment GTGGCTGCCGTCAATTCCCTGCACCAGGAAGCCGCCCTTGCCCTGGATGGCGTAGGCGCCCGCCTTGTCCAGCGGTTCGCCGGTGTCCGCGTACCAAGCAATCTCATCCGGCGAGAGCGTGCGAAAAGTCACCTGCGTGCGAACCACCTGGGCGTCCCGGGCACGGCCGGCCACCGCGATGCCGGTGAAGACCTCATGGATCCGGCCGGACAGCCGGGCGATCATCCGCCGCGCCTCCGCCGCGTCCCGGGGCTTGCCGAGCAGCTCCGACCCCAGGGCCACGGTGGTGTCCGCGGCCAGCACCCATGCGTCCGGGTGTCGGGTGGCGACCGTGCGAGCCTTCTCCACGGCCAGCCGGAGCACGTAGTCCGACGCAATTTCTCCGGCCATCGGCGTTTCATCGATATCCGCCGCCGCCACGGTGAAGCGAAGGCCCAACTGGGCCAATAAATCCTTGCGCCGGGGCGATGCGGAGGCGAGAACGAAGCGTTCGGTTGGATCCATGGGCGGGTGCGGGATGTTTCGCGCTCGCGGGCCTTAGCAGACTTGCGCTCCAGAGGGCACCTCGATGAACCCCGCGGACCTCCTGTCGGCCATGAAGCGGACAGTGGAGCAACTGGCCGCCTACAACGAGATGGCCAAAGCGCTGACCTCCACGCTGGAGCTGCGCGAAGTGCTCGCGCTGGTGATGCAGAAGGTCAGCGCACTGCTCAAACCGCGCAACTGGTCGCTCATCCTCCAGGACGAGCGCAGCGGAAAGCTCTACTTCGAAATCGCCGTGGGGGAGGGCGCCGAAGCGCTCAAGGGCCTCCAGCTCAATCCGGGGGAAGGCATCGCCGGGGCGGTGTTCTCCTCGGGCGTCGCGCGGCTCGTCCACGACGTGGCCGGCGACTCCAGCTTCGCGCCCCGCTTCGATGAGGCCTCCGCCTTCCACACCCGCTCGCTGCTCGCCGTGCCGCTGGTGGCGCGCGAGCGCGTGCTGGGCGTGATTGAGCTGGTCAACGGCCCCACCGAGCCCGGCTTCACGCATGACGACCTCACCGCCCTGTCCGCCATCGCGGACTACGCGGCCATCGCCATCGAGAACGCACGCAACTTCCGCCGCGTCCAGGAGCTCACCATCACGGACGAGCACACCGGCTGCTTCAACGCGCGGCACCTGCGCGCGCAGCTGGAGCAGGAGGTGAAGCGCTCGGCGCGCTTCCGCCACCCGCTGTCGCTCGTGTTCCTGGACCTGGACCACTTCAAGTCCATCAACGACCGGCACGGGCACCTGGTGGGCAGCGCCACGCTCAAGGAGGTGGGGGACCTGCTCATCAGCCTGGGCCGCCACAACCTGGACGCCGTCTTCCGCTACGGCGGCGACGAGTTCGCGGTGATGTTGATTGAGACGGACAAGGAAGGGGCCCAGGTCATCGCCCAGCGCATCTGCGAGGCGTTCCGCGGCCAGCGCTTCCTGCGCGCGCAGGGGCTGGACGTGGCGCTCACCGCGAGCGTCGGGGTGGCCTCCTTCCCGGAGCACGCCACCACTTCCACGGACCTCATCCGCGCGGCGGACTTCGCCATGTACGCGGCCAAGGGCCGGGGCCGGGACCGCATCGCGGTCTCCGAGGCCCCTTCGGCGGAGGGGACCCCGATGGAGGTCCCCTACGCCCGCTCCGGC encodes:
- a CDS encoding Maf family protein encodes the protein MDPTERFVLASASPRRKDLLAQLGLRFTVAAADIDETPMAGEIASDYVLRLAVEKARTVATRHPDAWVLAADTTVALGSELLGKPRDAAEARRMIARLSGRIHEVFTGIAVAGRARDAQVVRTQVTFRTLSPDEIAWYADTGEPLDKAGAYAIQGKGGFLVQGIDGSHSNVVGLPLGETLALLKRVGMPLPWTEGQR
- a CDS encoding GGDEF domain-containing protein, with amino-acid sequence MNPADLLSAMKRTVEQLAAYNEMAKALTSTLELREVLALVMQKVSALLKPRNWSLILQDERSGKLYFEIAVGEGAEALKGLQLNPGEGIAGAVFSSGVARLVHDVAGDSSFAPRFDEASAFHTRSLLAVPLVARERVLGVIELVNGPTEPGFTHDDLTALSAIADYAAIAIENARNFRRVQELTITDEHTGCFNARHLRAQLEQEVKRSARFRHPLSLVFLDLDHFKSINDRHGHLVGSATLKEVGDLLISLGRHNLDAVFRYGGDEFAVMLIETDKEGAQVIAQRICEAFRGQRFLRAQGLDVALTASVGVASFPEHATTSTDLIRAADFAMYAAKGRGRDRIAVSEAPSAEGTPMEVPYARSGG